Proteins encoded in a region of the Halodesulfovibrio marinisediminis DSM 17456 genome:
- the phnL gene encoding phosphonate C-P lyase system protein PhnL: protein MTVMIDVQNVCKNFVLHNQNGITISVFENLSLQVHAGECVALYGQSGAGKSTLLRSLYANYKTTSGTIDIRHRDQMIDIVSAPPRKVLEMRKHTIGYVSQFLRVIPRVSALNIVAETRKELTGNTEETLKRAGTLLKRLNIPERLWNLAPATFSGGEQQRVNIARGFAVEYPILLLDEPTASLDAANRQIVVELIEEAKANGTAVVGIFHDDEVRKAVADRVIDMQSMEHAA from the coding sequence ATGACTGTCATGATTGATGTACAGAATGTTTGTAAAAACTTCGTATTACATAACCAGAATGGAATCACAATTTCTGTCTTTGAAAATCTGTCTCTACAAGTCCACGCTGGAGAATGTGTTGCACTCTACGGACAATCCGGTGCGGGAAAATCCACACTCCTACGCTCTTTGTACGCAAACTACAAAACGACTTCCGGCACAATTGATATTCGACACCGCGACCAGATGATTGACATAGTTTCCGCTCCTCCACGCAAAGTTCTTGAAATGAGAAAACATACCATCGGATACGTGAGTCAGTTTTTACGGGTCATCCCACGTGTTTCTGCACTGAATATCGTTGCTGAAACACGAAAAGAGCTCACGGGAAACACAGAAGAGACTCTAAAAAGAGCCGGCACCCTGCTCAAACGGCTGAACATCCCTGAACGCCTGTGGAACCTTGCTCCGGCAACCTTTTCCGGTGGGGAACAGCAACGAGTAAATATCGCTCGAGGTTTTGCGGTAGAATATCCGATTCTCTTATTGGATGAACCTACTGCATCACTAGACGCCGCAAATAGACAGATTGTAGTGGAATTAATTGAAGAAGCCAAAGCAAACGGCACCGCAGTTGTGGGTATTTTCCACGACGATGAAGTACGAAAAGCTGTGGCAGACCGTGTTATTGACATGCAATCTATGGAGCATGCTGCATGA
- a CDS encoding alpha-D-ribose 1-methylphosphonate 5-phosphate C-P-lyase PhnJ, with amino-acid sequence MTQATEKTNVPEETVLEQGYNFAFLDEQTKRMVRRATLKAVAIPGYQVPFASREMPMPYGWGTGGIQLTAALIGLQDTLKVIDQGADDTTNAVSIRNFFQHTTGVTTTEETKEATLIQTRHRIPEQQLTEEQILIYQVPIPEPLRWMEPRETETRKMHAHEEYGVMHVKLYEDIAHHGHIATSFDYPVQVADRYIMSPSPIPKFDNPKMDNCPALQVFGAGREQRIYAIPPYTKVHSLDFEDHPFTVQSWDAVCGLCGAEDSYLDEIILDNEGNRMFVCSDSDYCQKRLKAGHVGTMAAPQEQPAATNTDSKELKNA; translated from the coding sequence ATGACACAAGCAACAGAAAAAACAAACGTTCCTGAGGAGACAGTACTTGAACAAGGGTACAACTTTGCATTCCTTGACGAACAGACAAAACGCATGGTGCGGCGCGCAACCCTAAAGGCAGTTGCAATCCCCGGATATCAGGTTCCATTTGCCAGCAGAGAAATGCCAATGCCATACGGCTGGGGTACTGGCGGTATTCAGCTTACAGCTGCCCTAATCGGCCTGCAGGACACCCTTAAGGTCATTGACCAAGGCGCAGACGACACCACAAACGCTGTATCTATCCGTAACTTCTTCCAACACACAACAGGTGTAACAACAACTGAAGAGACTAAAGAAGCAACGCTTATTCAGACACGACACCGCATTCCTGAACAGCAACTGACTGAAGAACAGATTCTTATCTATCAGGTGCCGATTCCTGAACCGTTACGTTGGATGGAACCTCGTGAAACAGAAACACGCAAGATGCACGCTCACGAAGAGTATGGCGTTATGCATGTAAAACTGTACGAAGACATCGCCCATCATGGACACATTGCTACCAGTTTTGACTACCCAGTACAGGTTGCTGACCGCTACATCATGAGCCCGTCACCGATTCCAAAATTCGACAACCCTAAAATGGATAACTGTCCGGCGCTTCAAGTGTTCGGCGCAGGTCGAGAACAGCGCATCTACGCTATTCCGCCATATACAAAAGTGCACAGCCTTGACTTTGAAGATCACCCGTTCACCGTGCAATCATGGGACGCTGTTTGCGGACTCTGCGGAGCGGAAGATAGTTATCTCGATGAAATCATCCTCGATAACGAAGGCAACAGGATGTTCGTGTGTTCTGACAGTGACTATTGCCAGAAACGACTGAAGGCAGGCCATGTCGGTACCATGGCAGCACCGCAGGAGCAGCCCGCCGCAACCAATACTGACAGTAAGGAGTTGAAGAATGCATAA
- the phnK gene encoding phosphonate C-P lyase system protein PhnK, which translates to MHNLRSTSVQEPPVQGAVVQHSSLIETEEQPLLTVEGLSKYYGDRIGCLNVSFDLYPGEILGIVGESGSGKSTLLNCISGRLSPTYGSVTYQQQNGSLCDLHDAPEHLRRMLMRTEWGYVHQHPRDGLRNNVSAGANIGERLMGVGMRHYGNIRSQATSWLERVEISQDRMDDLPRTFSGGMQQRLQIARNLVSNPRLIFMDEPTGGLDVSVQARLLDLLRELVAEMGLAVIIVTHDLAVARILAHRLMVMRGGQVVESGLTDQVLDDPHHHYTQLLVSSILQV; encoded by the coding sequence ATGCATAATCTTCGTTCCACCTCCGTTCAGGAACCCCCAGTTCAAGGCGCTGTAGTACAGCACTCTTCTCTTATAGAAACAGAAGAACAACCACTCCTCACAGTGGAAGGCCTCAGCAAATATTATGGCGACAGGATTGGTTGCCTCAACGTATCCTTTGACCTCTATCCGGGTGAGATTCTCGGCATCGTAGGCGAATCCGGCTCAGGCAAATCCACCCTACTCAACTGCATTTCTGGACGTCTCAGCCCGACATACGGCTCTGTAACATACCAGCAACAAAACGGCTCACTGTGTGATCTCCATGACGCACCGGAGCACCTGCGACGCATGCTCATGCGAACAGAATGGGGCTACGTTCACCAGCACCCGCGTGACGGTCTGCGTAACAACGTAAGCGCCGGCGCAAATATCGGTGAACGACTCATGGGAGTGGGCATGCGCCACTACGGTAACATCCGCTCTCAGGCGACCTCATGGCTGGAACGCGTTGAAATTTCTCAAGACAGAATGGACGATCTACCGCGAACCTTCTCCGGCGGCATGCAACAGCGCTTGCAGATTGCCCGTAACCTTGTCTCCAATCCACGACTCATTTTTATGGACGAACCAACAGGCGGGCTGGATGTATCAGTGCAGGCACGTCTGCTGGATCTTCTCAGAGAACTGGTTGCAGAGATGGGACTTGCCGTGATCATCGTAACGCACGACCTCGCAGTAGCGCGCATTTTGGCACACCGCCTCATGGTTATGCGCGGCGGGCAGGTTGTAGAATCAGGCTTAACCGATCAGGTGCTGGACGACCCGCATCACCACTACACACAGCTGTTGGTTTCTTCCATCCTGCAAGTCTAG